One Clostridia bacterium DNA segment encodes these proteins:
- a CDS encoding TIGR00268 family protein encodes FRGLGFKYVTLDLEGYRQGSMNEVLNLRK; translated from the coding sequence TCTTCCGCGGGCTGGGGTTCAAGTACGTGACGCTGGATCTCGAAGGCTACCGGCAGGGGTCGATGAACGAAGTCCTCAACCTGCGCAAGTAG